The Silene latifolia isolate original U9 population unplaced genomic scaffold, ASM4854445v1 chrun_scaffold_16, whole genome shotgun sequence genome includes a region encoding these proteins:
- the LOC141637232 gene encoding uncharacterized protein LOC141637232 produces MVSRIRGLGAKKLSYAGRITLINSVLNTLYNYWAQMFIIPQSVIKRIEAVCRNFLWDGSLDFHRVLLVAWDTVTTSKKEGGLGIKKADIWNIATVGKLVNWIHSKADRLWIKWINAIYIKDRIGGLHPSWRRCTWVWKSICKVKEKLKDGFVNGSWDHHPKGYTIRSGYDGLCSNSIAAVWSPVVWNNWNVPKHPIVTWLMMHNGMNVKEKLFKYACCADDLCVMCESQTETVHHVFSECVYSCRIKAQLCQWFGGTVPDTIHLATVYQKSVIWKARAACLTAYHYHVWFQRNNARLNCCLLRPEVVARRIEEEVIRRVKAKLGGANVNIDWLALIEGYQA; encoded by the coding sequence ATGGTCTCTAGGATAAGAGGATTGGGAGCAAAGAAGCTATCTTATGCTGGCAGGATCACCTTAATCAACTCTGTTCTCAATACATTGTATAACTACTGGGCTCAAATGTTTATCATTCCTCAAAGTGTCATTAAACGTATTGAAGCTGTATGTAGGAATTTCCTATGGGATGGAAGCCTTGATTTTCATAGGGTTCTTCTGGTAGCTTGGGACACAGTGACTACTTCAAAAAAGGAAGGTGGACTAGGGATCAAAAAAGCAGACATTTGGAACATTGCCACTGTTGGGAAACTTGTCAATTGGATACACTCTAAGGCTGATAGACTGTGGATCAAATGGATCAATGCTATTTACATTAAAGATCGAATCGGCGGACTACACCCCTCCTGGCGCCGATGTACTTGGGTTTGGAAGAGCATCTGCAAAGTGAAAGAGAAGTTAAAGGATGGGTTCGTGAATGGCAGCTGGGATCACCATCCTAAGGGATATACTATTAGAAGTGGATATGATGGTTTGTGCTCGAACAGCATCGCAGCAGTCTGGTCACCTGTGGTTTGGAACAATTGGAATGTCCCTAAACATCCCATTGTtacttggttgatgatgcataATGGGATGAATGTCAAAGAAAAATTGTTCAAGTATGCTTGTTGTGCTGATGACTTATGTGTGATGTGTGAGTCCCAAACTGAGACTGTGCATCATGTGTTTTCTGAATGTGTTTACAGTTGCAGAATTAAAGCTCAgctatgccaatggtttggaggAACTGTCCCTGATACGATACATCTAGCTACGGTGTATCAGAAATCAGTCATATGGAAAGCTAGAGCTGCTTGTCTTACTGCATACCATTACCATGTTTGGTTCCAAAGAAATAACGCAAGATTAAACTGTTGCTTGCTGCGTCCTGAAGTAGTAGCCAGGAGAATTGAGGAAGAAGTTATCAGGAGAGTAAAAGCTAAGCTAGGAGGAGCCAATGTGAACATTGATTGGCTTGCTTTAATTGAAGGATATCAGGCTTAG